Genomic segment of Saccharomyces cerevisiae S288C chromosome XV, complete sequence:
AGGAATTTAACACGATAAAAGTGTTAGGAAATCCGATGTCAAAAGGAACTACATTTTCCAAGTATTTTATATTGTCCGGCGTTAGATCGATACTGAGAGCCTTAATGTTCTCTTTGAGATCCTCAATTTTTCCTCCTTCAACCGACGGAAAAACATTTTTCGCCTTAGAGCGAACATAGGCAATAGCAATAGCAGTAACAGACTCAGTGCCATGTTCCTCAGCAACCTTGGCTAATGC
This window contains:
- the AAD15 gene encoding putative aryl-alcohol dehydrogenase (Putative aryl-alcohol dehydrogenase; similar to P. chrysosporium aryl-alcohol dehydrogenase; mutational analysis has not yet revealed a physiological role; AAD15 has a paralog, AAD3, that arose from a segmental duplication; members of the AAD gene family comprise three pairs (AAD3 + AAD15, AAD6/AAD16 + AAD4, AAD10 + AAD14) whose two genes are more related to one another than to other members of the family); translated protein: MARHFGMALAPWDVMGGGRFQSKKAMEERRKNGECIRSFVGASEQTDAEIKISEALAKVAEEHGTESVTAIAIAYVRSKAKNVFPSVEGGKIEDLKENIKALSIDLTPDNIKYLENVVPFDIGFPNTFIVLNSLTQKYGTNNV